In the genome of Mytilus edulis chromosome 3, xbMytEdul2.2, whole genome shotgun sequence, one region contains:
- the LOC139518083 gene encoding myb-related transcription factor, partner of profilin-like yields the protein METTADDQVPVPAAVVDDGDAELNKQRTQWGTDEQALLISLVLEDEKTLFGAAKGDGGDGNINAIKRRAWQAIADQLNAQFITKKRSWQECKKKWNNSKQRAKQKIDNLRHPRTGGGPAQPQITPTEELILQGIGGRPSMTGVGSFLDTDAATPEISFEQDLEEANTSHEFSRSTPVTSGSNTTNTNPSVEKRKALKRKSTQDIEELTQKNLLLDNEMLIEQNKMYVKKQEKYNIEIQKMKLEIEYWALKKELLVLQI from the exons ATGGAGACCACTGCAGACGACCAGGTGCCGGTGCCGGCAGCAGTGGTGGACGATGGTGATGCTGAATTAAATAAGCAAAGGACACAGTGGGGAACGGATGAACAGGCCCTTCTCATCTCCCTCGTCCTGGAGGAtgagaaaactttgtttggcgCAGCAAAGGGGGACGGGGGAGATGGCAATATTAATGCTATCAAGAGAAGGGCCTGGCAAGCAATTGCAGACCAATTGAATGC CCAATTTATAACCAAGAAAAGAAGTTGGCaggaatgtaaaaaaaagtggAACAACTCCAAACAGAGAG CTAAACAGAAAATAGACAATTTAAGGCACCCTAGAACTGGAGGTGGTCCAGCCCAGCCCCAAATCACACCCACAGAGGAGTTGATTCTCCAGGGAATAGGGGGCAGACCATCCATGACTGGAGTTGGCAGTTTCTTAGATACAGACG CAGCAACACCAGAAATATCATTTGAACAAGACCTGGAGGAGGCCAATACATCTCATGAGTTCTCCAGGTCAACTCCAGTCACATCAGGAtcaaataccacaaacacaaaccCTTCAG TTGAAAAAAGAAAAGCATTAAAAAGAAAGAGTACACAAGACATAGAAGAACTTACACaaaaaaatttacttttggaCAATGAGATGcttattgaacaaaacaaaatgtatgtcaaaaaacaagaaaaatataatatagaaatcCAAAAAATGAAACTGGAAATTGAATATTGGgcattaaaaaaagaattacttGTGTtgcaaatatga